A part of Rhinoderma darwinii isolate aRhiDar2 chromosome 1, aRhiDar2.hap1, whole genome shotgun sequence genomic DNA contains:
- the LOC142746747 gene encoding protein huluwa-like: MVSVTPSLPPLVGGNTPAHAAPSVEDKLVLQPSLTLLVFILLPCVVLLFLLNCFLLFHRLPVLYLKKRGKRRGEVSRVNNPPYRNNHAGHNNRPEPCCLDKSMYDSYCGAISQGLEATLALGESAHASRDRLQTTREWCQKQNETPVRPYCPCPPRATSMPCCPSRSPAMFQDRGITWNEVEDGGGGIISYSEQETEQNAAPPNTPAAPQIVHGMMTPKVKCCHKTSTQRKTLGAPFTPLGSILFDHASSIPPDDMQTQYSGNGSFPGPGLDSDFGVSAGISLHILSSDSDSCSQSWASGMEWDYYDPCYMRKNRLRRENRQSHQLPVICSKQYWV, from the exons ATGGTGTCTGTGACCCCCTCTCTTCCCCCCTTAGTTGGGGGGAACACTCCAGCCCATGCTGCTCCATCTGTAGAGGACAAGTTGGTTTTACAGCCATCGCTTACGCTCCTGGTTTTTATCCTTCTCCCATGTGTGGTTTTGCTCTTCCTCCtcaattgctttttgcttttccacCGCCTTCCTGTGCTGTACTTGAAGAAAAGGGGTAAGAGGAGAGGGGAAGTATCAAGGGTCAACAACCCCCCCTATAGGAACAACCATGCAGGACATAATAATAGACCAGAGCCCTGCTGTCTGGATAAGTCCATGTATGACAGCTACTGTGGAGCCATCAGTCAGGGTTTGGAGGCCACGTTGGCCCTTGGTGAAAGTGCCCATGCATCTCGAGATAGACTGCAGACCACCAGGGAATGGTGTCAAAAACAGAATGAGACCCCAGTGAGACCCTACTGTCCGTGCCCACCTCGTGCCACGTCTATGCCCTGTTGCCCCTCTAGATCTCCCGCTATGTTTCAGGATAGAGGGATCACCTGGAACGAAGTGGAAGACGGTGGAGGTGGCATAATATCATACAGCGAGCAAGAGACTGAGCAGAATGCGGCTCCACCAAACACACCAGCGGCTCCACAAATTGTCCATGGG ATGATGACTCCGAAGGTAAAGTGTTGCCATAAGACCAGTACACAGAGGAAAACTCTTGGTGCACCCTTCACTCCTTTGGGGTCTATACTCTTTGACCATGCCAGCAGCATCCCCCCGGATGACATGCAAACTCAATATTCAGGAAACGGCAGCTTCCCGGGGCCaggcctggacagtgactttggGGTCAGTGCAG GTATCTCTCTGCACATCTTATCCTCAGATAGTGACTCCTGCTCCCAGTCCTGGGCCTCTGGAATGGAATGGGATTACTATGACCCCTGTTATATGAGGAAGAACCGGCTCCGCAGGGAGAACAGGCAGAGCCACCAACTCCCAGTCATCTGCAGCAAGCAATACTGGGTATAA